The sequence GTATTTAATTCGCGTTCAAGTTGATGGTGCTGAAAGTTTACTGACCGTAGACTCAGAGCGCACTAGTCCGACGTACGAGCAATATATCGGGCCGATTTTGACATTGGAGTAGTTCAAACTCTCATCAAATTCTAAGAAAACGCTCGAAGATCGATCGATTCGTTGTTTGCTGAAATTGGGTGATGAACTTCAATTAGCAATCGTGACGTTCATCACAATATTTCATTGGGCTTATACATAATATGTAGATAAGGAAACAAACAGTTCATCACGCAGTCTAAATGTTTGGTGTTACTGCAATTCCGACAAAACTTCGAGATAATTCATTGCTCCAACCCAAGCCAATACTGATGGTTAAGAACATTATGGACTCTAAATTTCTGGCTGGCTTAACTGCAACAGTTGCATTCACGGGATTAATGGCTCATGCTGGAGCGGCTAATGCTCTGGTTAAAACCTACACAACTACCTTCGATCTGGCTCCCACAGATATTACGGATGAATCCTTATTGATACAAAAGTTTGACAGCAGTCTGGGCGTGCTGGAAGGAGTTACGATTGGCTTTGATGCCCAAATTGTAGGCAATGCTCAGACCGAGAGCCTCGATGCGCAAGCTCAAACTCTCACGTTCAATCTGTTGGGCGATTTGACGTTAGTTGAAGCGACCGATACGCTGGATAATCCTTTATTTGCAGAGTCTGTGAGTGAATCCGCATCGTTTGATGCTACTGCCTTTGATGGTGCTATAGATTTTGGCGGTACTTCCGGTCAAACCTTTGCAGGTCTGACGGGTGTA is a genomic window of Roseofilum casamattae BLCC-M143 containing:
- a CDS encoding choice-of-anchor E domain-containing protein, whose protein sequence is MDSKFLAGLTATVAFTGLMAHAGAANALVKTYTTTFDLAPTDITDESLLIQKFDSSLGVLEGVTIGFDAQIVGNAQTESLDAQAQTLTFNLLGDLTLVEATDTLDNPLFAESVSESASFDATAFDGAIDFGGTSGQTFAGLTGVFSGTETYSDQAILDFFTGGGDVEFLFSAATNASVTGAANLASIISTQAAASVTVSYNYSEVVTEDVPEPSALLGLGLVAGVGMLATKKYRERV